The genomic DNA GAGCAGGTCCTGCAGAGTCTTGGCCATGGTGTTCTCCTGTGGTGTCAATCAGTGGAATAGAGGGGGTTCGCGGGATCCTCAATGGCCCGGGGTGTGCCGAGGCACACCCCGGGCCACGAGGTTAACGACGCTTCACGCGAGGACGTCGGGGTGAACCGGGCTAGAGCTTGCTGGCGACGAGCTCGGTCAGGCGCACCATCTGGGAGGTGTAGCCCCACTCGTTGTCGTACCAGGAGACGACCTTGACCAGGTTGCCGGTGACCTTGGTCAGACCGGCGTCGAAGATGGAGCCGTGGGAGTCACCGATGATGTCGGTGGAGACGATCGGCTCCTCGGTGTAGGCCAGGGTGTTGCCGAACTCGCCGGTGGCGGCGGCCTTGATGATGGCGTTGACCTCCTCGACGGTGGTCTCGCGGCCGGCCTCGAAGGTGAGGTCGGTGGCGGAGCCGGTGATGACCGGGACGCGCAGGGCGTAGCCGTCCAGCTTGCCCTTGAGCTCCGGCAGGACCAGGGAGACGGCCTTGGCTGCGCCGGTGGAGGTCGGGACGATGTTCTGGGCGGCGGCGCGGGCGCGACGCAGGTCCTTGTGCGGGGCGTCGTGCAGGCGCTGGTCACCGGTGTAGGCGTGGACGGTGGTCATCAGGCCCTTGACGATGCCGAGCTCGTCGTTGAGCACCTTGGCCATCGGGGCCAGGCAGTTGGTGGTGCAGGAGGCGGCGGAGATGATGGTGTGGTTCTCCGGGTCGTAGTCCTCGTGGTTGACGCCGTAGACGAAGGTGGCGTCCTCGTTCTTCGCCGGGGCGGAGATGATGACCTTCTTGGCGCCGGCCTCGACGTGGGCCTTGGCGGCCTCGGCGTCGGTGAAGAAGCCGGTGGACTCGATGACGATGTCGACCTCGTGCTTGGCCCAGTCCAGGTTCTTCGGGTCACGCTCGGCGTAGACGGCGATCTTCTTGCCGCCGACGGTGATGGACTCGTCGTCGAACTCGACGTCCTTGCCCAGGCGTCCCATGATGGAGTCGAACTTCAGGAGGGTGGACAGCGTCTTGTTGTCGGTCAGGTCGTTGATGGCCACAACCTCGAGGTTCTCGTTCTCGAGGACAGCGCGGAAAAAGTTGCGGCCGATACGTCCGAAACCGTTGATGCCAACACGAGTAGTCACGGGATAACTCCTAAAGCTTGATGTCGATGGACCGGGCTGCCAGGCTGCCGCAGTTCCTACGGTGCCCCGCCTTACCCAGCTCACTTTAGCGAGTTGTTCCCTCCCCGGCAGCGCCGTGGGGAAATGTCCGAGTCAACATAATCCAACATCACCCCCTTTGAGGGGAGGTAGTCAACTCCCGATGGGGTCATGACGTGGAATTTCCCGCCCATTCCCCGCGTTCGGGCAGCGGGACACGGAAAGGGCACCCCCGAGCCAACCAATTGATAGTATCAAATTGCCAAAGTGTGAGGTTCTCACTTATTCCTCAAAAAGCTCATCGGAGACCGAGGCGTGCGTGTCAGCGATGCCGGTCTCCTCCGCGCGTTTATCCGCCATGGAGAGCAGTCGACGGATGCGCCCGGCCACCGCGTCCTTGGTCATCTGCGGGTCCGCCAGACGGCCGAGCTCCTCCAGCGAGGCCTGCCGGTGCTGGACCCGCAGCTGCCCGGCCTCGGCCAGGTGCTCCGGCACGTCGTCGCCGAGGATCTCCATCGCCCTTTCCACCCGCGCCGCCGCCGCCACGGCCGCCCGGGCCGATCGGCGCAGATTGGCGTCGTCGAAGTTAGCCAACCGGTTGGTGGAGGCCCGGGCCTGCCGACGCCTGCGCTTGTCTTCCCATTCCAGCCGGGTCTCCTGGGCGCCCATCCGGGTCAGCAGTGCGCCGATGGCGTCACCGTCACGGACCGTGACCCGATCCACTCCCCGGGATTCCTTGGTCTTCGCGCTGATGCCGATGCGGCGGGCGCAGCCGACGAGGGCAAGGGCGGCCTCGGGCCGTGGGCACGCGACCTCCAGCGCGCTGGTACGGCCGGGCTCGGTGAGGGTGCCGGCGACGAGGAAGGCGCCGCGCCAGGCGGCCTCGTTGTCGGCGACGTCGCCGGAGATGACCTGGGGCGGCAGCCCGACCACCGGGGTGCCGGAGCGGGTGACTAGCCCCAGACGACGGATGACGTCGGCCGCGCCCTCGCTCAGGCGCAGCACGTGCTGGGTGGTTTTGGTGCCGCCGCCCGGGGCGACGGTCCGCAGGTTCATGGCGACGGGGAACTGTTCCGCGAGCAGTTCACGCAGGCGCTCCGCGACCGCCAGATGCTCGAAGGAAGCCTCCACGACGAAGGTTCCGTTGGACGCGTCCATTGTCCCGGCGAAACGCAGCAGCGCCGCCGCCTCCGCGGCCTTGGCCGACGCCCGCGGCACAGTGACCCGCAGCAGCTCATCCCGGACGCGTGCGCTCAACGACACAACCAATTTCCTCGCTTCTCATCTGTCGATCCTGCTGATAACCCGGACAGTCTAGCCGGTGGGGTTCGCCCGCCGGCGGTCCGGGATCAGGACGCGGCCAGTTCGCGGAAGGCGGCGGCCAGTTTCTCGGGATCGTGACGGTAGGTGGGTCTGCCCGACTCGTCGACCCGGTGCAGGTCCCGGTAGACGACCTCGGCGCCGATGGTGGCCGCCGCCCGCTCCAGGAACCCCCGCTCCGTGCGGGTGGTGATGGCGTAGTTGTCCACGAGAATGCTGTCGACCGTCACGCTGGGGGCATGCTGGCTCAGCATGTGAATGTGCCGTTCGGAGGAGAAGCCCTGCGTCTCCCCCGGTTCCGCGGTGAGGTTGAGCACCACTGCCCGGTGGGCGGCGGATTCATTCAGGGCCACGACGAGGTCCGGCACCATCAGGTGCGGGAGCACGCTGGAGAACCACGACCCGGGGCCCAGAGTGACCAGGTCTGCGGTGCGGATGGCCTCGACGGCCAGCGGGTTGGCGTCCGGGTGCTCCGGAAGGAGACGGACCCGGCGGACCGAGCCCGGGGTGGTGGCGACGGCCACCTGCCCGCGGACGGGACGCATGATCCGGGGGTCGTCGTCAAGCCCCGCGACGTCGGCCTCGATGTCCAGCGGCTCGTTCACCATGGGCAGGACCCGCCCGGCGGATCGCGTCAGCTCCGCAATCCGGTCGTAGGCGGCCTGATCCGAACCAAGCACCTCGGAAAGCCCGGCGATGAGCAGGTTGCCGAGCGAATGTCCCGCCAGCGCCCCGGTTCCGCCGAAGCGGTGCTGCAGCGTCCTGCGCCACAGCGCCCCGTCCTCGTCGTCGGCGGAGAGCGCCGACAGCGCCATGCGCAGGTCTCCGGGGGGAATCATCCCGAATTCCCGGCGCAGCCGGCCCGAGGAGCCCCCGTCATCCGCGACGGTGACGATCGCGGTGATCGACGCGGGATTGAGTCTGCGCGTGGCCAGCAGGGTCTGATAGAGACCGTGGCCACCTCCCAGACTGGTGACGTGCGGGTTAGGATTGCTCATCTGTCGATGCCTCTTCCTGATGTGACTGAATACCGCCGGGCAGCCGGTGCCGGACGGTGCGGATGGAGCTGATGATCAGGTGGGGCGCCCTCAGTGACGCTCAATGTCGCGGTGCAGCACATTGACCTCCAGGTCCGGGTTCTCCGCCAACCGACGACCGATCTCCTTGGCGATGGCGACCGAACGGTGGTGCCCGCCGGTGCAGCCGACGGCGACCGTGATGTAGTTCTTGCCCTCGTGGCGGTAGCCCGCCAACGTGGAATTGAGCATATCCATGAATTTGTCGATGAACTCGCCCGCGGCCGGCCGGGAGAGCACGTAGTCCGACACGGGCTTGTCGACGCCCCGGTACTGGCGCAGCTCCGGCACCCAGTAGGGGTTAGGCAGGAAGCGGACGTCGATCATGAGATCGGCGTCGCGCGGTGCGCCGTGTTTGAAGCCGAAAGACTCGACGACGATGTGCTGCCGGTCGCGCTCCATCGAACCGAAGCTCGCTTCGATCGTGCGGCGCAGATCGTGCACGGAGAGGTTGGACGAGTCGATGACGATGTCCGCCTGCTCCTTGATCGCCGCGACCGCCTCACGCTCGCGCTTGATGCCGTCATGGAGGGTGCCGTCGCCCTGGAGCGGGTGGGTGCGCCGAACGCTGTCGAATCTGCTGATGAGGATGTCGTCACGGGCATCCATGAAGAGGATCGTCGGCTCCATCCCCCGCTCCCGCAGGATGGTGAGCGCCTCGCCCAGGCTGCCCGGGAACATCCGGGTGCGCACGTCGGTCAGCACCGCGACCTTGTCCACCGGGGAATCCTCCGCCGCGCAGAGCTCGAGCAGCTCCACGAGGATCTTCGGCGGGAGGTTGTGGGCGACGTAGTAGCCCTTGTCCTCCAGCACCTTCGCCGCAGAGTTCAACCCGCCGCCGGACATGCCGGTGATCAGAATGGGCGGGGTGGCGAAACGATGTCCTTCGGTCATGAGCGACAGTCTACTGGCCCGGGCCCTCCGTGGGCGGGGAAGGCTGGGCGTGCAGCCCGTCGTAGACCTTTTGTGCCGTCGCCGGCCCGAATCCCTTGACCGCGGCGATCTCCGCCACCGTGGCCTCCCGCAACTTCTTCACCGACCCGAAGTGCTTGACCAGGTCCTTGCGGCGGGCCGGGCCGACGCCGGCGATGTCGTCGAGCGCGGACCTGCGCATCCGCTGCGAGCGCTGCTGACGGTGGTAGGTGATGGCGAAGCGGTGGGCCTCGTCACGGATCTGCTGCAGCAGGTAGAGGGCCTGGGAGTTGCGCGGCAGGATGACCGGTTCGTCGTCACCGGGCACCCACACCTCCTCGAGCCGCTTGGCCAGGCCGACCAGCGCGACGTCGACGACGCCCAGCTCGTCGAAGACCTCCTGCGCCGCCGCCACCTGGGGGGCGCCGCCGTCGACGATGTAGAGCTGGGGCGGGTAGGCGAAGCGGCGGTTGTCGGTGGACTCGACCTCGACGTCCTCGTCCTCGAACATCGAGTCGTCGGGATTGGCCAGTTTGTCCTGGTTGTGGCGTTTGAAGCGGCGGCGGGTGACCTCGGCGATGGATCCGACGTCGTCGGAGCGCCCGTCGCCGGCGGCCTCCTTGATTCGGTAGCGTCGATAAGCGTTCTTCTTCGGCAGTCCGTCCTCGAACACGACGAGGGAGGCGACGACGTCGGTTCCCTGGATGTGCGAGATGTCCGTGCACTCGATGCGCAGCGGCGCCTGGTCGAGGCCAAGCGCCTCCTGCAGCTGCTGGAGCGCCGCCGAGCGGGCCGTGAGGTCGCCGACGCGCCTGAGCTTGTGCTGATGCAGCGCTTCCCTGGCGTTGCGCTCGACCGTCTCCATCAGGGACCGCTTGTCGCCCCGCTGCGGGACGCGCAGGTCAACGCCGGATCCCTTGAGCTCGGCCAGCAGGATCCCGACCTCCTCGGCCTCCGCGGGCATGGTCTGCACCAGGATTTCGCGCGGGATGACGGCGACCTCGCGCTCCGGCGCATGGGAGAACTGGTCGACGCCGCGGCGTTCGATGTCCTCGCGTACCTCGATCGACTCACGCTCGACGGCGTCGGAATAGAACTGGATGAGGAAGTTCTGCATCAGCGCAGGCAGAGCCGGGTCAGTGGCGCCCTCTTCATTGCCGTCGAAGGGCGCGGCCTGGTCGCCGGCCTTCTCGACCACCCAGCCGCGCTGGCCGCGGATGCGCCCGGCCCGGACGTGGAAGATCTGGACGGCGGCCTCGAGCTCATCGGAGGCGAAGGCGATGAGGTCGGCGTCGGTGCCGTCACCGAGGACGACGGTCTGCTGCTCGAGAACCTTGTTGATGGCCGCGAGGTCGTCGCGCAAGGTCGCGGCGCGCTCGAACTCGAGGTTCTCGGAGGCCTCCTGCATCTGGGCGGTCAGCTCCCTGACCACCCTGTCGGTGTTGCCGTTCATGAAGGAGACGAAGCCGTCGACGATCTCCCGGTGCTCCTCGGCGCTGACGCGGCCGACGCAGGGGGCAGAACACTTGTCAATGTAGCCGAGCAGACACGGGCGCCCCAGCGCCTGGTGCCGGTTGAACACGCCCTTGGAGCAGGTGCGGACCGGGTAAATGCGGATCAGCGAATCGATGGTCTGGCGTACCGCCCACGCGTGGGCGTAGGGACCGAAGTAGCGCACGCCCGTGCGCTTCGGGCCGCGATAGAAGAACGCCCGCGGATAGACCTCGCCCGTCGACACCGCGAGCAGGGGGTAGGTCTTGTCGTCGCGGTACATGACGTTGAACTTCGGGTCGAAGCGTTTGATCCAGGTGTACTCGAGCTGGAGCGCCTCGACCTCGCTGGCGACGACGGTCCATTCCACGCTGGCCGCGTTGAGCACCATCTGGCGGGTGCGCGGATGCAGCTGGGTGATGTCCTGGAAATAACTCGACAGGCGCGCGCGCAGGTTCTTCGCCTTGCCGACGTAGATGACACGGCGGTGCTCGTCACGGAACTTGTAGACGCCCGGCTCCGTGGGGATGCTCCCCGGGGCCGGGCGGTAGGTCGTCGGATCTGCCATGGGTGTCGGACTAGTCCTTCGGCATGTACTGGGCTTCGAGTTCGCGGAACTGGCTGACGGCCTTGACCGTGGACGCGCCGTCAGCGGACTGCATCGCCCACACCGGCACATACTCGAATTCGGGCAGCTCCAGGCGGGCCATGCGCGCGCCCTCCGGGAAGGCCAGCCCATAGATGACGACCCAGGAGTAGAAGCGGGTGCCGATGATGTTGCGGACCTCGACCCCGTCCGCGTTGGCCCGCACGCGGGGGCGGTTCATCGAGATCCACAGCAGGACCGAGATGACCAGGCCGATGCCCGGAAAGGCGAGCTTGTCGATGAAGGTGATCGAGGCGCCGGTCCACTCGATGTCGACGGTGGCGCCCACGAAGACGTGGATGGCCATGACGATGACGATCAGGACGATCGACAGGTTGCGCAGGAACGTCGATCTGTGCTCGAACTCCCACGGCTTGGTCGTGACCACGGCGAAGGGGTCGGCGGCGTTATAGGCCGCGATCTCCCGGTCGCTCAGTTCCTGGCGGCGGGTGCCGGTGCCTGTGTTGTCGGGCGTGTCAGCCACGTCGTACATCCTCCCTAGTCCACCGCCGACGGCGCGGGCGGCGTCGACGGTCCAGTGTAGTCCCCGGCCGGGGGTGACCGTTAGTTGTTGATCTGTCGGAGGGTGAGCACGGTCGCGAGTGCGGCCTCCATGGACTCGGCACCCTTGTCCTCGACGGATTCCTCGAAGCCGGCCCGTTCCACGGCTTGGTCATAGGTGTTGACGGTGAGGACCGCGTTGCCGACGGGGGTTCCCTCGTCCAGCGCGATGCGGGTCAGGCCGGCGGTCACGGAGTCGCAGACGTAGTCGAAGTGGGGGGTGCCCCCACGGACCACGCAGCCCCCGGCGACGACCGCGTCGAACGACCGGGCCAGGGCCTGGGCCACGATCGGCAGTTCCAGGGCGCCGACGACGCGAAAATCCGCGACCTCGGCGCCGAGTTCCCGGCCCCGGGCGATGGCGCGGGCGTGGAGCTGGTCGCAGATCTCCTCGTTCCAGGTGGCGGTGACGACGGCCACACGGATGCCCGTGGCGTCGATGTTCAGGCCCGTGGGCAGACCGTCTTTACTCATCAGTCAGTTTCCGTTCGTGAGGATCGGGTGGTCCTGCTCCCACTGGTCGACCGCGGGCAGGTCATGGCCCATGCGGTCACGCTTGGTGCGCAGGTAGGTGATGTTGTTGGCGTTGGGCGCGATCGGCAGGGAGAAGCGCGCGCCAGGCACCGGCCCGTAGCCACTGAGTGAGTCGGCCTTGTGGGGGTTGTTGGTCATGAGCCGGAAGCTCTTGACGCCCAGTTCCCGCAGGACCTGTCCGGCGACGGAGTATTCGCGTGCCTCGGCGGGCAGCCCCTGCTCCAGGTTGGCGTCGACGGTGTCCAGTCCGACGTCCTGGAGACGGTAGGCGGCCAGTTTGTTGAGCAGGCCGATGCCGCGCCCTTCATGGCCCCGCAGGTAAATGACGATGCCTTGACCCGTCTCGTTGAGGATGCGCATCGACTCCTCCAACTGTTCGCCGCAGTCGCATCGCTGGGAGCCGAAGACGTCACCGGTCAGACACTCGGAGTGAACCCGGACGAGGACGTCCTCCGCCCCGTCGAGCGCGGCCGGATCGCCGGCCACGAGGGCGACGTGTTCGACGTCGTCGACGGTGCTGCCGACGCCGATGGCCTGGAAATCACCGTACTTCGTCGGCAGCCGGGTCGGTTTCGAAAGCTTGACCTGGGTGCCGTGCGTGCGTCGCCAGGCGATGAGCTGGGAGATGGAGACCATCGCCAGGTCGTGCTCGTCGGCGAAGCGGCGCAGCTCCTGCGAGCGGGCCATGTCCGTCGGGTCATCGACGGAGACGATCTCGCAGAGCACGCCGGCCGGACGCAGGCCCGCCAGCCGTGGCAGGTCGACGGAGGCCTCGGTGTGGCCGTCGCGGACGAGGACGCCGCCGTCGCGGGCACGCAGGGGCACGATGTGGCCTGGGCGGGTGAAATCGGCGGGGGTGGTGGTCGGGTCGGCCAGGCGCAGGATGGTCTCGGCACGGGAGGCCGCGGAGATCCCGGTCGTCCCGGTGGCCGCGTCGACGGTGATGGTGTACGCGGTGTGTCGGGCGTCCTGGTTG from Corynebacterium guangdongense includes the following:
- the gap gene encoding type I glyceraldehyde-3-phosphate dehydrogenase, encoding MTTRVGINGFGRIGRNFFRAVLENENLEVVAINDLTDNKTLSTLLKFDSIMGRLGKDVEFDDESITVGGKKIAVYAERDPKNLDWAKHEVDIVIESTGFFTDAEAAKAHVEAGAKKVIISAPAKNEDATFVYGVNHEDYDPENHTIISAASCTTNCLAPMAKVLNDELGIVKGLMTTVHAYTGDQRLHDAPHKDLRRARAAAQNIVPTSTGAAKAVSLVLPELKGKLDGYALRVPVITGSATDLTFEAGRETTVEEVNAIIKAAATGEFGNTLAYTEEPIVSTDIIGDSHGSIFDAGLTKVTGNLVKVVSWYDNEWGYTSQMVRLTELVASKL
- the whiA gene encoding DNA-binding protein WhiA, translated to MSLSARVRDELLRVTVPRASAKAAEAAALLRFAGTMDASNGTFVVEASFEHLAVAERLRELLAEQFPVAMNLRTVAPGGGTKTTQHVLRLSEGAADVIRRLGLVTRSGTPVVGLPPQVISGDVADNEAAWRGAFLVAGTLTEPGRTSALEVACPRPEAALALVGCARRIGISAKTKESRGVDRVTVRDGDAIGALLTRMGAQETRLEWEDKRRRRQARASTNRLANFDDANLRRSARAAVAAAARVERAMEILGDDVPEHLAEAGQLRVQHRQASLEELGRLADPQMTKDAVAGRIRRLLSMADKRAEETGIADTHASVSDELFEE
- a CDS encoding gluconeogenesis factor YvcK family protein, which codes for MSNPNPHVTSLGGGHGLYQTLLATRRLNPASITAIVTVADDGGSSGRLRREFGMIPPGDLRMALSALSADDEDGALWRRTLQHRFGGTGALAGHSLGNLLIAGLSEVLGSDQAAYDRIAELTRSAGRVLPMVNEPLDIEADVAGLDDDPRIMRPVRGQVAVATTPGSVRRVRLLPEHPDANPLAVEAIRTADLVTLGPGSWFSSVLPHLMVPDLVVALNESAAHRAVVLNLTAEPGETQGFSSERHIHMLSQHAPSVTVDSILVDNYAITTRTERGFLERAAATIGAEVVYRDLHRVDESGRPTYRHDPEKLAAAFRELAAS
- the rapZ gene encoding RNase adapter RapZ, with the translated sequence MTEGHRFATPPILITGMSGGGLNSAAKVLEDKGYYVAHNLPPKILVELLELCAAEDSPVDKVAVLTDVRTRMFPGSLGEALTILRERGMEPTILFMDARDDILISRFDSVRRTHPLQGDGTLHDGIKREREAVAAIKEQADIVIDSSNLSVHDLRRTIEASFGSMERDRQHIVVESFGFKHGAPRDADLMIDVRFLPNPYWVPELRQYRGVDKPVSDYVLSRPAAGEFIDKFMDMLNSTLAGYRHEGKNYITVAVGCTGGHHRSVAIAKEIGRRLAENPDLEVNVLHRDIERH
- the uvrC gene encoding excinuclease ABC subunit UvrC, with protein sequence MADPTTYRPAPGSIPTEPGVYKFRDEHRRVIYVGKAKNLRARLSSYFQDITQLHPRTRQMVLNAASVEWTVVASEVEALQLEYTWIKRFDPKFNVMYRDDKTYPLLAVSTGEVYPRAFFYRGPKRTGVRYFGPYAHAWAVRQTIDSLIRIYPVRTCSKGVFNRHQALGRPCLLGYIDKCSAPCVGRVSAEEHREIVDGFVSFMNGNTDRVVRELTAQMQEASENLEFERAATLRDDLAAINKVLEQQTVVLGDGTDADLIAFASDELEAAVQIFHVRAGRIRGQRGWVVEKAGDQAAPFDGNEEGATDPALPALMQNFLIQFYSDAVERESIEVREDIERRGVDQFSHAPEREVAVIPREILVQTMPAEAEEVGILLAELKGSGVDLRVPQRGDKRSLMETVERNAREALHQHKLRRVGDLTARSAALQQLQEALGLDQAPLRIECTDISHIQGTDVVASLVVFEDGLPKKNAYRRYRIKEAAGDGRSDDVGSIAEVTRRRFKRHNQDKLANPDDSMFEDEDVEVESTDNRRFAYPPQLYIVDGGAPQVAAAQEVFDELGVVDVALVGLAKRLEEVWVPGDDEPVILPRNSQALYLLQQIRDEAHRFAITYHRQQRSQRMRRSALDDIAGVGPARRKDLVKHFGSVKKLREATVAEIAAVKGFGPATAQKVYDGLHAQPSPPTEGPGQ
- a CDS encoding PH domain-containing protein, with amino-acid sequence MYDVADTPDNTGTGTRRQELSDREIAAYNAADPFAVVTTKPWEFEHRSTFLRNLSIVLIVIVMAIHVFVGATVDIEWTGASITFIDKLAFPGIGLVISVLLWISMNRPRVRANADGVEVRNIIGTRFYSWVVIYGLAFPEGARMARLELPEFEYVPVWAMQSADGASTVKAVSQFRELEAQYMPKD
- the ribH gene encoding 6,7-dimethyl-8-ribityllumazine synthase, with product MSKDGLPTGLNIDATGIRVAVVTATWNEEICDQLHARAIARGRELGAEVADFRVVGALELPIVAQALARSFDAVVAGGCVVRGGTPHFDYVCDSVTAGLTRIALDEGTPVGNAVLTVNTYDQAVERAGFEESVEDKGAESMEAALATVLTLRQINN
- a CDS encoding bifunctional 3,4-dihydroxy-2-butanone-4-phosphate synthase/GTP cyclohydrolase II; protein product: MTEHSGGAVRLDTIDRAIADIAAGKPVVVVDNEDRENEGDLIFAAEKATPELVAFMVRHTSGYVCVAITNEDADRMDLPPMIALNQDARHTAYTITVDAATGTTGISAASRAETILRLADPTTTPADFTRPGHIVPLRARDGGVLVRDGHTEASVDLPRLAGLRPAGVLCEIVSVDDPTDMARSQELRRFADEHDLAMVSISQLIAWRRTHGTQVKLSKPTRLPTKYGDFQAIGVGSTVDDVEHVALVAGDPAALDGAEDVLVRVHSECLTGDVFGSQRCDCGEQLEESMRILNETGQGIVIYLRGHEGRGIGLLNKLAAYRLQDVGLDTVDANLEQGLPAEAREYSVAGQVLRELGVKSFRLMTNNPHKADSLSGYGPVPGARFSLPIAPNANNITYLRTKRDRMGHDLPAVDQWEQDHPILTNGN